CCGAGCAGGTACTGAACAACCACCGGAGCCGGGGCTAAGGAACCTAGAGTGAGCCAAGGGCCGCACGCTCCGCCCCGCGTATGCGCACGCGCTTCAACTGCTTGGGCGCAACTCTGCGCAAGACCTGGCCTGCCCTACCACGCGTGCTCAGTTCTCACTGGGGCTCTTTCAGTGCCTGCGCTGCGCACGCGCAACTCTCTGTACTTGCCATGCCGGTTTGCGTACCTTTGCGCAGCGATCGAAtacccttaaaaaataaaaaataattctttttttaaagctgtgttttgtgtgtgtgtgtgtgtgtgtgtgtgtgtgtgtgtgtgtgtgtgtgtgtgtgtgtgtgtgagagagagagagagagggagagagaggagggaggagagagagagagagagagagagagagagagagagagagagagagagagagagagagagagagagagagagagagtatatgcCCGCGAAGACCAGTTATTGTGGTGACTCACCTAATCTGAGTGTTAGGAACCGAACTCAAGAcctgtaagttttcttttaacttttgagCCATATTTCTCTTCCATCCCCTTTAAGATTTTGACAGATAAGCAAAGTTAATtgcacaaaaacaaaccaaaatggtCTCTACAAAagtaaacacataaatatatttaaagcagGCAATTTCACTAGAAAGTGCTATGTATTGAGACTATGTATTAAGACTAATAGGACACAAGCTGTTTGGGAAGGCTTGAAAGGGGTGAGCTCTCAGTCTTGAGGATGATTTCCAGAGGTGTCCTAAGGAGAATTGTAAAGACCGGAAAATAGATGACGTTTGGAAAGCAGGAGATTATTTCAtggaaataaacagaagaaaaacttaaaactaTGTTCTGGGCCAGGACAGAAAGCCTGACTCCACTGTAACTGAAGGGATTGTTTGTGTCCTAATGTGAGTCATGGTTCACCCCAAAGacaaatgaagaaaattatttgAGGTCAGACCTCTTCCAGAAGGCAATTCTACACCACCACCCCGTTATATGGATGgacagtctctttttttttttttttttttttttgcacttgaATAATAACATGAGAGAAAATTAAGAGGTAAAAACTAATACTATTCCTTCTTTGGAGGAAAATACTAGATCATACAATTATTCCATACAGACCTTTTCAGACAAAAGAGGGGGGGGAGGCTagaatttgggctggagagatggcttggtggtgaAGATGCTCGCTGCCAAGCCTACCTGATGGCCTGAATGTGATCACTCAAACCCACAGGATAGAGAGCACCAACTCTCAAAGAATTGTCATCTGACTACCGCATACTtgccataaataaaataaatgtgattttaaaaacaaaataccttGGTCTTAGTGTGTTACATCTCTGGGGGAAAGATATCCTGTCAGTCCAGAGCCAAGGAACACTATAACGTCACACTGCACAACAAACCTTAGACAAGATTTATTGAGAGAGAAAAACCCCAGGAAAATGGGCTGCCTCTGCTTGGGTGAGAAGTAGCAGAGACCTGAGCAGAAGACTGGGTTTATATAATTtctagtggggtgggggtggggggagcaagaGCTTTCCTTCCAGAGTGGAGATTACCAGGGTAAAGAGTGGTGGGACTTCTAGTCCAGAGCTTGGGCATTTTAGTCTGTAGGGGGGTTGTGGGGGGCACTGGGTCCCTTTGTTAGAGCAGTTAAGGTGTTCTGTGGGTGGAACCTGGTGGTTGGAGGTCCTCAGGGGAGGGGCCTGGCTACATGTGTCTGAAGGAGCTTACacttagtgagtttcaggacagccagagctatctagagaccctgtctcaaaaaaataaaaatagagtcaCAGCCGCCAACCAGTCTTTGGTGACAGTCTTCTTGCTGCCTGGGCCCACCGGCTCCCTCAGCCTCTCCTGCCTCCGCTGTCAGCGGGTCACGATGTCATTCAGGTCACCTGCGCACCTTCGCTGCTGGGAGCGCGACGCAGGCGCACTGAGTTTCCCCGGGAGATCCCTGAGCACGTGGGTTGTGCTGTCCGGTACGCGCACGGAGGGACTGGAACCTGAATTTTGCTGGTGTTCTTCGTGGGTCGCAGACTAGCTAAGGCCATGGCACCAGCGGGAATCCTGAACGGAAAAGTGGTCTCCGCGCAAATCAGGAATCTACTGAAGACCCAGTTTACTCAGATGCAGGAGCAGGTACCTGGCTTCACCCCTGGCCTGGCAATCCTGCAGGTTGGCGACAGAGATGATTCCAATCTTTATATAAATGTGAAGCTGAAGGCTGCTGAAGAGATTGGGATCAAAGCCACTCACATTAAATTACCAAGAACTTCCACAGAGTCGGAGGTGTTAAAATACATCATCTCCCTGAATGAGGATGCCACTGTGCACGGATTCATGGTGCAGCTGCCTTTAGACTCAGAGAATTCCATTAACACAGAGGTAGTCATCAATGCCATTGCCCCTGAGAAGGATGTGGACGGGTTGACGAGCATCAATGCCGGGAAGCTTGCCAGAGGTGATCTAAACGACTGCTTCATTCTGTGCACACCCAAAGGATGCTTGGAACTCATCAAAGAGACAGGAGTGCAGATTGCAGGAAGGCAcaccgtggtggtggtggtcgggCGAAGTAAAAGAGTTGGTGCACCCATGCACGACCTGCTTCTGTGGAACAATGCCACGGTGACCACCTGCCACTCCAAGACTGCCAATCTGGACAAGGAGGTAAATAAAGGAGACATTCTGGTGGTTGCAACAGGACAGCCTGAGATGGTGAAAGGGGAGTTGATCAAGCCTGGAGCTGTGGTCATAGACTGTGGGATCAATTGTGTTCCAGATGATACAAAACCAAGTGGAAGGAAAATTGTGGGTGATGTAGCATATGACGAGGCCAAGGAGAAGGCGAGCTTTATCACGCCTGTGCCCGATGGCGTGGGGCCCATGACCGTGGCAATACTGATGCAGAGCACAGTAGAGAGCGCACAATGCTTCCTGAAGAAATTTAAGCCAGGGAAGTGGACAGTTCAGTATAACAAACTGAACCTCAAGACGCCTGTCCCAAGTGACATTGCTATATCACGATCTTGCAAACCCAAGCTCATCTGTAACCTGGCCCGAGAAATTGGGCTACTCACTGAGGAGGTGGAATTGTATGGAGAAACAAAGGCCAAGGTCTTACTGTCAGCACTAGATCACCTGAAGCATCGGCCAGACGGGAAATATGTTGTGGTGACTGGAATTACTCCAACACCCCTGGGAGAAGGGAAGAGCACAACCACCATCGGGCTGGTGCAAGCCCTCGGCGCCCACCTGCATCAGAATGTTTTTGCGTGTGTGCAACAGCCTTCTCAGGGCCCCACCTTTGGGATAAAAGGTGGCGCTGCAGGAGGTGGCTATTCCCAGGTCattcttatggaagagtttaATCTCCACCACACTGGTGACATCCACGCCATCACTGCCGCTAATAACCTTGTGGCTGCTGCTATTGACACTCGGATATTTCATGAGCTGACCCAGACAGACAAGGCTCTCTTTAATCGTCTGGTACCCTCAGTAAATGGAGTAAGAAAGTTCTCTGACATCCAAATCCGCAGGTTACGGAGGCTAGGCATCGAGAAGACTGACCCCGCTGCGCTGACAGATGATGAGATAAACAGATTTGCAAGACTAGATATTGATCCAGAAACCATAACATGGCAGAGAGTGCTGGATACTAACGATAGATTCCTGAGGAAGATCACCATTGGACAGGCTCCAACCGAGAAAGGCCACACACGCACGGCCCAGTTTGATATCTCTGTGGCCAGTGAAATCATGGCAGTCCTGGCCCTCACTAGTTCTCTGGAAGACATGAGAGCAAGACTGGGCAAAATGGTGGTAGCGTCCAATAAGAAAGGGGAGCCTATCAGCTGTGAAGACCTGGGCGTGAGCGGGGCGCTGACGGTGCTCATGAAGGATGTGATCAAGCCCAATCTCATGCAGACCTTAGAGGGCACGCCGGTATTTGTCCACGCTGGGCCTTTCACCAACATTGCACATGGGAATTCCTCCATCATTGCAGACTGGATTGCACTCAAGCTGGTTGGCCCTGAGGGCTTTGTAGTGACAGAAGCAGGATTCGGAGCGGACATAGGAATGGAAAAGTTCTTCAACATCAAGTGCCGGTATTCTGGTCTCCAGCCTCacctggtggtttttttttttttttttttttttttttgttctttttttcagagctggggactgaacccagggccttgcgcttcctaagtaagcgctctaccactgagctaaatccccagcccctcacctgGTGGTTCTTGTTGCCACTGTCAGGGCTCTTAAGATGCACGGGGGCCGCTGGACTGCCTCTTCCCAAGGCTTACACAGAAGAGGACCTGGACTTGGTGGAAAAGGGCTTCAGTAACTTGAGGAAACAGATAGAAAATGCTAAAATGTTTGGAGTGCCTGTCGTCGTGGCCATGAATGCATTCAAGACAGATACTGATGCTGAGCTGGACCTCATCGGCTGCCTCTCCAGAGAGCATGGGGCTTTCAATGCTGTCAAGTGCACCCACTGGGCAGAAGGGGGCCAGGGAGCCTTAGCCCTGGCTCGGGCTGTCCATAGAGCTTCACAGGCCCCCAGCAGCTTCCAGCTCCTCTATGACCTCAAGCTCTCAGTTGAAGATAAAATCAGGATTATTGCACAGAAGATCTACGGGGCCGATGACATCGAATTGCTCCCTgaagcacaaaacaaagcagaaatctACACAAAGCAGGGCTTTGGGAATCTACCCATCTGCATGGCCAAAACACAACCCAGAGCAAAAAGGGGTGCCTACTggcttctttctgcccatccgaGACATCCGGGCCAGCGTTGGGGCTGGTTTCCTGTACCCTTTAGTAGGAACGATGAGCACAATGCCTGGACTCCCTACGCAACCCTGTTTTTATGATATCGATTTGGACCCTGAAACTGAACAAGTGAATGGATTGTTTTAAACAGATCTTCCATCTCCAAGAGTCTATTCTGTCTGGCCAGTGTCTGTTCAGGCCCACTGAGGAAGTGTGCAGAGAAGTCTTGAAAGTCTGTGCCTGCCCTGAAGAGCTTCAGAAATAGTGGAAGTTTTCCTAAAGCCTTTCATAGCTTTAATTCAGATCATGCATAAATTAACATAAATCATGCCTATTTACATAGTAAAAGTCCacagaataaatgaaataattttgctaaaaaaataaaaataaaaactaagagtAAATGATAAAAAATCAATGCTCATAATAAAAGATATGCAGACACAAGGAAATCAGATTGAGCAGGGTGTAAAAGTTGGCTTGCAAATGCATAAGAAATTAGTATTCTCAAAGATTATAaaagatagatatatagagatagatagatagatagatagatagatagatagatagatagatagattgatttgGCCCAGTGACtgcaagcactggctgctcttcagaggacttaGGTTGGATTTCCACtcccccatggcagctcacaagcttCTGTACTCtgggttccaggggatctgatgccctttctgaCTTCTGAAGGCCCTGggtgtgcatgtggtgcacagatacacattcaAGCAAAACttctgtacacataaaataagtgtgagagagagagagaggaaggtcagcctgggctacataggaagtttgaggccagcctgagctacatgaaagcctgtctccaaccatcacacacatactcaaataaGCCAGAACAATAAATGAGGTATGCAGACTCAACAGATGTCTATAGTATTCTAACTTATAGAGATAGTAAGATGGGCATAGCAGATGCTGAAGAGTGGTTACAGTTTCTGTTTGGGTGGTGGAAAAGTCTGGAAACCAGTAATGGTGACTAGCACACAATCGTCTGGCTTGCGGCTGGCTTGTGTAGTTCAAAATGTCAAGTTTTATGACATTTTacaaaatgagagaaaaggaAGTGTCTGGCATGATGAGAGGGTACGACAGCCTCTTGAAGACTTTGCCCCAGCGTTTGCCAGTTCCACTGTCGTGAAGGTCCCCCAATTGCCAACAAAGCCTGCTGTATTTCTCACCGTGGTGGGAGTCTGGGGTATAAACAGGAGTTGACGCTTTTCATGGGCCCTTGTGATGTCCCAGAAAACCATTGACTTTCCTTCTCACGGCTGCAGATTTTAGAGCAGTCTTTCGATCTCAACACAATAGTCATTGTGATTAGACTATTTGCTGTGGAGGACAGTTGTAAATTACAATTAACAGACATTAAGCTGCTTCTACCACTAGAGGGCAGGAACACCTCCTCCTGACATCAAAAATCATAGActaaggggctggagggatggctcagaggttaagagcacagacagcgattccagaggtcctgagttcaattcccagctaccacagaatggcttacaaccatctgtaatgggattcaattctgtcttctggtgtgtctgaagagagcaacagtgtactcacatacacaaagtagataaatctaaaagaaaatcacaggCTGAGAAGAGAAAGATTGAGGAAGGGCAAagataaatatcttttttttttttggttctttttttcggggctggggaccgaacccagggccttgcacttcctaggcaagggctctaccactgagctaaatccccaaccccgataaatATCTTTTCAAAAAGCCTAAAACTTTGCCAGAATCAATGAAGCATATGAACGAAACATATCAACTTACAACTTTATACATTAATCAAATACAACATATCAGCTATGGCAAGCCAAAATTTCTCTTAACAAATctggagggagaggggctggaggagaACCATTCCTAGTCCAAAGGCATTAGATCTAGAGTAATCAATTTCCAAAGCAGGAAGGCTTCTACTAGAGGCTATGACAGGCTTTCATAAATACAGATTAAAAAGggaagactgaaaaaaaaaaaaaaaaaaaaaaaaaaaaaaagggaagactGGTGGGTGACGGAGACCCATTATTGAGTTATACCAGCCATACAATGAGGTCAAGTAAAAAGGTGTCTAGAAAGGACAATTTCTTAGGCAAGGTAGGGGCTAAACAATCGTGTTCTATGACTAAACAGAAACGACCACTACCACAGGCAGCAATACTTGTCCACCCACCAGCCAAAGCGTCAAGATCAACTTAGAACAATGGGACAAAGGGCAGAGAAAAAACTCGAACCGTAAGCACACGGTTAGACTGGGAACACGTGTATTTGTGTTAGTGTAATTGTGTATTGTGTAATGGCACTTTAATCAGCAACAGACTTCGGAATTGACTGGTCCCATAGGCTTATGGAAAGATGAAAACCCTATCATCTTTGTGACATTGTAGCTGTCGTAGCACCAGAATAGACACATTACTCCTGTGTGATGATGCCGACATGAAAAATAAGTGACCACACTGCTAATCGTACCAAAGCACAGCGTGGGCAGTTATGCATGCAACATGGTGCTTCACAGTGAGAAGACTGTGTCGCTGCTTTACGGACGTGCTGTACTCTGAatcagtatatatgtatataagccTAAAGCAGCGTGTCAAGCTATACTGGCAGCAGCTTCATATATCTCATGGGTTGCACTGAGGGTTGCCTTGACTGGCCCAAAACCTTAACATTTCTGCAACACTTCCATGGTGTTTACTTGGCAATGAAACTGCCTCACATCTTCACCAGGTATACCTCTGTCACTGAATAGGAACTTTCTCCCCGTTACCccatctctttcctatgtttctccccattcccttgatgtctagCAGATGCTCTCATAGCCATTAATATCTCATTGTGTGAACTATagtaaaggaaggggaagggataggacTGTTATTCTATTTGGGGAAATGTTAGCATGCTTTTGATTGCATGTAGGTATATATACGTCGAAGTATATAGTTGGTGGTTTGCAACATGTCATTTTGGCAAGCGGAGTCATGTCTTCCAGGATTCCTATATGTTTTCTGTTAGAGTAgacaagacaaaataacaaaatatgaaCTCCCCACGGTCCCCAGCACTAGGGAATTAAACATGCTTGTGGCTTCATGCCTCATGCATGCTGGACAAGCACTCTGCAAAAAATGAACTtagatgggttggggatttagctcagtggtagagcgcttgcctggcaagcacaaggccctgggttcaggtctcagctctgaaaaaaaaacaaaatgaacttaGAAAAGGAGGTTAGGTGTAAAGTTGGGGAGAGGAAGGACAACGTGGAAACCCTGAGAATCAACCTAAACCTGTATCAGTCTGTCAACATAGCCAACCTAAGGTGTAGGTGCCATGTAGGAAAGCCTTGCAGCCTTTATCAGGAATATAAATACAAACCTGGTCTAGAACCTGGAGTCTCTGAGGGAGGATCTGGAATGAAGTACATCGGTGCTAGCCTGGGCATTGTACCACATCAGCCAGGTGGACCAGCAGACAAATGACCATGTGTGTGGGAAAGGCCTTGGATTCGGTCCAACTCCATGAATAATTAATGAGTATATGAATAAGAGGGAGAAGCTGTAACTGTTTTGGAAACAGATTTCAGATTTCTTAGAGGGCGGAGCTTTCCAGTTTTCCAGTCTGACGGTGATTGGGTTTCCAAGTTTGAGGGGAGTTCAGGGATTGATGAATTTTTCTGTTCAGGGATTTGTGGGTTCTCATGCTCAGGAACTGATTTCTGTGACGAGCTCAGGGATTACTGAGATTTCCTCTTCAGGAAAgggtaggacttttttttttccttgtaggGCAGTGCCTGGCCACTCTCTTATCTCTGGCTGGGAATGACTGTAGTAGCCCTTAAAAGATAACCTGTTAGGGACATCTGGGGGGCTCGGTCTGGCTGCTTTGAGCTCATCAGATGAGACCTGCTGCTTTCCCACCTTGAGGGTTTACAAGTATACAAAGTTTACAGGTAGAGTACACCACCGGGAatcctttccttgtttcttcagtTGGCCTAAATAGCCAACAATGGGACCGTTCAAGTGTGTCAGTATCTTAATTTTGTCTCGAGGCAGcactttaaaagttgtttttcaaAGACTAAGCTAATGCCTAGAATTTATTTTGGTGTGCATTTAACTTTCAGACAAATTTAAAGACATCAAACACTCAAATGTGAACCagttcaaagatttttttttttatttaaaaaaactcagATACAAATCCTAAGTCCCTACTTTAATACCTAAGTGGAAAATGAGGTTGTGAAGAGCAGCTGTTACACCCCAAAAGCCTTTGGATAACTTCAGCTATTCACCGTTCTCAGTCAAATGGTTAATTAAATGAAAAGGCTTGACATTTTAGTTCCAGAAACTAAACTGCTTTTCTAGATAAAATAGATGTGCCTTTTGAAAATTTCCTATAAATAATGGGCCACCAGCTGAAAAACTGGGTTCAAGTCTTGTCAAGAGCTGCATTCAACTAAAagctgatttttctcttttcacatTTATCTAATCACAATTGTTCTTTGAATGCATGTTATTCACACATCAGAACATTCAAAGACAAAAGACATCGTGTATTTAGGAAGATTGGACACTTAAGCTCatcattttaataaaaagcaATTAACTTTCCTTCAGAACTAAGTATACATTACTCAGCATTTCAAGATTATTTCTGAAGGCCACGGACATACGAAGaaatgcagtctttttttttttttttttttttttttttgggagctggggaccgaacccagggccttgcgcctgctaggcaagcactctaccactgagctaaatccccaacacagaAATGCAGTCTTGATCTTATGAAATACTCGAACGCATTCCACATCTAAGATGCAAATAGACACGATCATATTTTAATGACCTCAATAGCTATTTTAAATCCTCAAGAAATGATTGGGTGAATTTAGTATTATCAAAAAAATTTGCATGTCAAGCAGTCTTCCTTATACTACGGAGACTGATAACAGCCACATGTTTAAGGACTTAAGGATGATTCCAAGTTCTTTCGGCAACAAAGAAaggttttttttggtttcttttacaaAGATAACCGCCAGTCCTGAGTTCCTTTCTTTGTCCCACAGTAACGATGGTGGGGTGGAGGGGGACAGTGTGATTGTCCCGAAGTCCAAAGGGCACAGAGGACCTAGTGGACATAGCAGGACTAGCGGGGTTGCCTGCCCCGCCCGATATAACTCTAAGCGCCACCGAACCGCATCCCTGGCCTCCCAGCCATCAGATTATTGCTGCCTCCGCAGCCATACAGCGTGCCGCAGTGTGCGTATTAAAAGCCCGCCCCTGGAGGTGATTGACGGCAGTTTCCTCCAATGGCCAATGCGCTCAGCCCCAGCCGACTGGGGAGGACCGCGGTTCGCGGAGGAATCTCACTTGCCCTTTAGTCCCGGGCAAGGTGTTGCGGCCGGCGCCATTTTCTGAGCCGCCTGTTTCGGGTGCCGCCATGTTGGTGAGGAGAAATCACCGTTACGGCCACTGTCCAAATCCCCGCGTCGCTGCACGCCGCCCGCCGGCTCCCACGCCTCAGCCTCCGGCGGCGAATACAGACTAGAGCGGCTGCGCCGGCAGCGCGGGGCCGTTGCCCAGTCTTTGCAGTTAGAGCCCCATCTCTCTGGCGTGGTTGTTAATAGACTGgaaagtctgtgtctgtgtcgcTCACTAGTAACCGTGAGTTTTTACCACTTCGTCACCTGTCGGCGGCGGCCGGGAACAGGTGCCCGCAGGCGGCGCAGCGGTCCTCCCCGCGTCCCGCCGCCGGCCTCCAGACCTGCCCTCCAGCCCCGCCCCGTTCTTGACCAAACATGACAGACTCTGAACATGCAGGGCACGACAGGTCGGGAACCCttcttgtctgtctttctgtcggATGAGAGGAGGGGTCGGGGCGGCGGGAGCGGGCCGGGGCCGGGCGCCTCCTGCATGACTTAGACGTCTCTGTGTGGCTCCATCGGTTCCATGACGCGCACCTTCGTCCACCGCAGCTGGCTGCCAGCCGGCCGCGGGGGAGGCCGACCCGGCCGCGCCCGCCTCCCGGAGCCGGGGTCGCCGCTcgccgccccgcccccgccgggCACGTGCGAGCCCCCCGCCCCCGGCCCGGCTCTGTCGTCGGCGCCGCGCGGGCGGCTGCGGCGTCTGTTCGCCAGGCCAGTGACCGGCGACGGCAGCCCCGTTGGCACCGTCCTCGAAGGCTCAGTAGTAGGCCTTGTGGATGTTTGCCTCCTACCCGAGTCCACCTCTGAAAATAAACATGTTTAGCTTTTAGGGGGTTGAAAAAAGCCtctttccctcccatcccccactcccaggCTATGTGTCTGCCGCAGGAAACCCCAGGAAAGTGAAATGACAGTTTTCAAATTAAATACGTTAACACGAGTAGACTGCAGATTTTTTAGCTTTACCTGAGTTCCTAGGTGCTAAAAATATCATTTGACCATTTAGCTGAGATTaagatttcctttttaattttgttgtgcTCCTAGAGGCACGTTCTTGGCACCATTCAGTGATTTGGTGCCATTTACAGAATATACTCTTAAGTTTTTAACTTCAAATTTACATTGATAACCAAGTTTTTAAAGGGGTCAGAGCAGGACTTTTATTAAAACTCCTGATGCAAAATCGATTTCTACTTAGAATATTAACTTGAAAATCGACATCCTCACACTGCTTTGTCAGTAGTCTCAAGAGATACATTGTGCTCTAATGTGGCCCATAAGACTTAAGAATTCCTGAGTAATTTGATATGCTTTTGATAAAGCATTGCACACACCTTCCATCCCTAAAtacagaagcaaaacaaaaaacaacaaaaatcactgaaatttGAAATTCCAAAATATATGTCGACCTTgaaagggattaaaaaaaaaatcctaacaaCTTCAATAATGTGATAATAATTCTCTAGAAAGACATCAATTAAGCATGTACCAAGGTTCAGATAgtaaagtgtactcatataagtgCAACTTGTACTTGACATATTTTTAagaaggattttttaaaaaataatacctTTGTGGTTTCAGTGCTGTCAAATGGGCTAAGGATTCTTGTGATAGGCCGGCACTCTGACCCTCGGCTACACTCAGCCCAATGTTACCCTtgtgtgctaggcaagtact
This Rattus norvegicus strain BN/NHsdMcwi chromosome 3, GRCr8, whole genome shotgun sequence DNA region includes the following protein-coding sequences:
- the Mthfd1-ps1 gene encoding LOW QUALITY PROTEIN: C-1-tetrahydrofolate synthase, cytoplasmic-like (The sequence of the model RefSeq protein was modified relative to this genomic sequence to represent the inferred CDS: inserted 4 bases in 2 codons), with the protein product MAPAGILNGKVVSAQIRNLLKTQFTQMQEQVPGFTPGLAILQVGDRDDSNLYINVKLKAAEEIGIKATHIKLPRTSTESEVLKYIISLNEDATVHGFMVQLPLDSENSINTEVVINAIAPEKDVDGLTSINAGKLARGDLNDCFILCTPKGCLELIKETGVQIAGRHTVVVVVGRSKRVGAPMHDLLLWNNATVTTCHSKTANLDKEVNKGDILVVATGQPEMVKGELIKPGAVVIDCGINCVPDDTKPSGRKIVGDVAYDEAKEKASFITPVPDGVGPMTVAILMQSTVESAQCFLKKFKPGKWTVQYNKLNLKTPVPSDIAISRSCKPKLICNLAREIGLLTEEVELYGETKAKVLLSALDHLKHRPDGKYVVVTGITPTPLGEGKSTTTIGLVQALGAHLHQNVFACVQQPSQGPTFGIKGGAAGGGYSQVILMEEFNLHHTGDIHAITAANNLVAAAIDTRIFHELTQTDKALFNRLVPSVNGVRKFSDIQIRRLRRLGIEKTDPAALTDDEINRFARLDIDPETITWQRVLDTNDRFLRKITIGQAPTEKGHTRTAQFDISVASEIMAVLALTSSLEDMRARLGKMVVASNKKGEPISCEDLGVSGALTVLMKDVIKPNLMQTLEGTPVFVHAGPFTNIAHGNSSIIADWIALKLVGPEGFVVTEAGFGADIGMEKFFNIKCRYSGLQPHLVVLVATVRALKMHGGXAGLPLPKAYTEEDLDLVEKGFSNLRKQIENAKMFGVPVVVAMNAFKTDTDAELDLIGCLSREHGAFNAVKCTHWAEGGQGALALARAVHRASQAPSSFQLLYDLKLSVEDKIRIIAQKIYGADDIELLPEAQNKAEIYTKQGFGNLPICMAKXHNPEQKGVPTGFFLPIRDIRASVGAGFLYPLVGTMSTMPGLPTQPCFYDIDLDPETEQVNGLF